Proteins encoded by one window of Vitis vinifera cultivar Pinot Noir 40024 chromosome 10, ASM3070453v1:
- the LOC132254463 gene encoding nucleolar GTP-binding protein 1-like: protein MASFYPPKLLGSSVPVVMLTMIPTNLPYQADIYHACQLLKEGGLKDENIIIFMYDDISFNEENPRPGIIINSPHGEDVYEGVPKDYTGEDVFVDNFFAVILGNKTALSGSSGKSSCGYSIAAQAALFFHSIKSMFMNKPLIIICNKTDLQPLEGISKEDMKLVMQMKVEAMKTVIGQGGDPLNDEGVLLTMSTLIEEWVVSVKNAACERLLD from the exons ATGGCCTCCTTCTACCCTCCGAAACTTCTAGGTTCTTCTGTCCCAGTGGTGATGTTGACGATGATACCCACGAATCTGCC GTACCAGGCTGATATTTACCATGCTTGTCAACTCTTGAAGGAAGGTGGATTGAAAGATGAAAACATCATTATTTTCATGTATGATGACATCTCATTCAATGAAGAGAACCCTAGGCCTGGAATTATCATAAACAGCCCACATGGCGAAGATGTTTATGAAGGTGTACCAAAGGACTATACTGGAGAAGATGTTTTTGTTGATAACTTTTTTGCTGTTATCCTTGGCAACAAAACGGCTCTTTCAGGGAGTAGTGGGAAGA GTTCATGTGGGTACAGCATTGCTGCACAGGCAGCTCTTTTTTTTCACAGCATCAAGTCTATGTTTATGAACAAACCACTCATCATTATCTGCAACAAGACTGACTTGCAGCCATTGGAGGGTATATCAAAAGAAGACATGAAGTTGGTCATGCAGATGAAAGTTGAAGCTATGAAGACTGTCATAGGTCAAGGAGGTGATCCTTTGAATGACGAAGGGGTGCTGTTGACCATGAGTACTTTGATTGAGGAGTGGGTGGTTTCAGTGAAAAACGCAGCTTGTGAGAGGTTATTGGATTAG